The window atatactggAAAACACGTATCTTTTGTAACATGAATCTTGTTTAAGGCGGTAAGGAGACAGCAAATGGCTACTGCAGCAGAACAGAGAAAAAAAGAAGCAGAAACTCGTGGAATTAAAGACCTTGAGAAAGTTAAACGACAACAGCAAAGACAGGAAGTAATAGACTCGGCTATGGAACAAAAAGGTAGAGAGGAAGGAAAATTAcaagtaagtttttatttaaatatattttatgcttgtaattttaagttttctttgcAAAGTTTctcttcataattataacattattaacaaaatgtaTACATGATTATTTGTTCAAGCCCTTTCAGATTTTTTAGTATCATAATTACAACTCCTTTCCAGCCCAAACATATACATAAATTTCTCTTATGGTTTgtcataatattataaatactactGGTTTTCAGATATACATTTCTTGTGGTTTCTCTCATAAACACTACTGCTTTTGAGAGGCTGGTATATTTCCTGATATGTCACATTTTTCTTACTGTTACAGTGAACTCTCTTAATGATGCTGgagattgatttattttattttatatttaacaaagaaaattatgaGTGGATGAGGGACAAGAAGTTCCTCATTCACTGCTCAGTGAAATTCAGAAATGTACCCTTTTATATGGAAGAAACACTCAGTCTTGGTTTGTAAACGTATATACTTGTACAAAGAAATACATGTATGTGCATTCTTTGGAAAACCATCACCCAAAAATAACCCCTTCTTTGTCCACTGGATGGTAGtactatatttaatatgttgtAGTTTACACTggtattgtttcatattttaggCTTTGTTAAGGATAAATAGggaacatatatatgtaaaaacagctcatttgggttgagattttttttttttttacgtagagtagcgaacaacgtttcgaccttcttcagtcatctttGGGAACCTGacaatgatcgaagaaggtcgaaacattgtttgctcctcttcataaaaaaacaattttcttaacctaaacgagccatttttacatatatatttttctcttcaagtgggttttctcgacatcactgattattatttcaaataggGAACTTAGTACATGCaccatataaacatacatacatttaagtatataaaaaaaaaaatgtttaaaattgtatgGATAGTTAccagatatgaaaataaataatgttaaagtaTATCTCAAGAAATGctaagaaagtaaaaaaattttcttttgagCAGTTAGTAAATTTATGagac of the Tachypleus tridentatus isolate NWPU-2018 chromosome 13, ASM421037v1, whole genome shotgun sequence genome contains:
- the Svip gene encoding small VCP interacting protein; this translates as MATAAEQRKKEAETRGIKDLEKVKRQQQRQEVIDSAMEQKGREEGKLQDTIEKIKGYYRVFGKSLCSL